The following nucleotide sequence is from Anguilla rostrata isolate EN2019 chromosome 3, ASM1855537v3, whole genome shotgun sequence.
AAATTCAGAATTGTGAATAGGAATAAACAATATGGATTTACCAGAGCTGTGCATGTAGATTCAACCTCAGTGAAGTCCGTTTCCGCTTTGGTTTCATTTGGACGCTTAAGGGTCTGGCCGGAGGGAATTGTGGAATCGTTGTAAGAGCTGAGGAACTTGAAGTCGCTCGTGCGCGAGCCAGTTGTTAAGTACGTGTCATAATTGTACGAACTACGCAGGGTTCCTTCCACTTCAGAGTAGTTGGGAGGGAAATATGCACTGGGAATGGCGACTGCGCCGTCAAACAGTACTCTGGGCTTTCGTCTACGGCAAAACATCACGGAGACGATGAGGACAATGAAAGTAAGGAAAAAAGTAGAGACGGAGACAAGTGCGATGATCAAATATGAAGTTAACTTGGAGTTGTTTTCCTCATACGACATATCCTTCAGCTCTGGAACTTCTGCCAAGTTATCTGAAATCACTAAATATACTGCGGATGTTGTAGAAAGAGATGGCCGTCCGTTATCCGTCACTGAGATGACAAGATTCTGTTTCATCGTGTCCGATTCAGAAATGTCCCGCTGTGTCCTGATCTCACCGCTGTGGAGACCAATTGTGAAAAGTCCTGCATCAGTCGATTTCAGGATTTGATATGACAGCCATGCGTTCTGTCCAGAGTCCGCATCCACGGCGATCACTTTGGAAACTAGAGAGCCCGCATGAGCAGCTTTAGGGACCATTTCTGTCATGAAGGAGTTCCCGAGAGGCGCAGGATATAATATCTGCGGAGAGTTATCATTCTCATCGGTTATGAAcacattcacagtcacattGCTGCTGAGTGGAGGAGACCCGTTGTCTCTGGCAACCACCTGCACTTTGAAGCTTCTGAACTGCTCATAATCAAATGACCTGGCAGCATGGATCACCCCGGTGTCTCCATTAATGGACAGAAACGAGGATACAGGGACTCCACTGGCATCACCGGacaaaatagaatagaaaactGTACCGTTCTGCCTCCAGTCTGGGTCTCTCGCTTTTACAGAAACAACAGAGGAGCCAGGTTTGTTATTTTCAGTCACATAAGCACTGTACGACTGCTCATCAAATATAGGCGGATTGTCATTCACGTCTGATATGGATAACTGCACACTCTTTGTGGAAGATAAAGATGGTGAACCCTCATCAGCAGCTGTAATTGTTATGTTGTAATCAGACACAACTTCTCGATCTAGCACTTCTGTTGTTACCAGTGAGTAATAATTTTTGATGGAGGGCAGTAACTTAAAAGGAACATTTGTTTGAATAGAACAGAGGATCTGTCTATTTTCTTGAGAATCTTTATCTTGGACATTGATGATGCCCACCTCTGTGCCAGGTTGCGCATCCTCGGAAATTGGGTTCCTAAGAGATTCAATAAATATctcgggggcattgtcattcaCATCAGTGATTTCTATAATTACTTTCGTATGAGAAGCCAACCCTGCACCATCTTTTGCTTGTACTCGCATTTCATAATTTGTCTCTTCTTCAAAATCAATAAGTCCTTTCAGCCTAATCTCTCCTGTTTTACGATCGAGCGAAAACAATTTATCCACTTCACCTGATGCACGGCCAAAATCATACGCCACTTCGCCGTTTGCTCCCTCGTCTGCATCGGTGGCGCTGACTGTAACCACAACTGTACCTAAAGGAGAATTTTCAGGCAGACTGACTTTATAAATGGCCTGGCTAAACACAGGAATATTATCATTAGCATCCAGCACAGTGATGTGAATAACTACAGTCCCAGTTTTCTGAGGAGTCCCTCCGTCAGCCGCAGTAAGTAATAATGTTACTTCTTGCTGTTCCTCACGATCCAACTCTTTTTCTAACACTAATTCGCCGTATTTTCCTCCGTCTGGGTTTGTATGAACTGCCAGTACAAAATTATCATTCCTTTGTAGTGTGTAGCTTTGGACCGCGTTCTGTCCTATATCCGCATCGTGGGCCTCATCGAGGAGGAATCTAGCTCCCTTTAATGCAGATTCTCGTATTTCCAGCGTAATTATATCATTGCCAAATTGTGGAGAGTTGTCATTGATGTCTTGAATATGAAGCGATATACGATGTAATTCCAGAGGATTCGCCAGCACAAACTCACAATTTAAAACGCATGAAGCCTTTTGTCCACAAAGCGCTTCTCTGTCAATCctttcagaaataattaaatcGCCAGAATTCTGATTGATGTCGCAATAACGTCGACGGCTACCTTTAGTATCTACACGGACGTTGCGAGAAGAGAGATGTTTAATATCCACGCCGAGATCATTCGCTATATTCCCAATAACAGATGCGCgtttcatctcttctggaacAGAATAGCTCAAATCTCCAAAGCTAGCAGGTATGGATAAAAGAACAAGAAACAAACAGCACATCTGGCTGTGCGCAGAGAATCGCTTGTAGATCATATTCAAATCTGAAACACAGATCATTCGTACTTCAAGTTGATCCTTAAATCTGTAGATGTATTGTACACAATGACGTCCGGTTCCCCAAACAGAAACaccaaaggaaaaaataaatgagtagtGTGATTTTTGTCTTGGAGAAGCGGTCTCCTGCTCCTGAATATTACACTAGTGGGTGGGAAGGTCCAGGTAACGTCCCATGGCTGGTGAATAGCGACACTCTGTGTACTATTATAAAACTGCAAACAGCATTACGAATTGTGTATTGCTAAAATGGGTGGTTCATCACAAGTGCGTTCATTTCACTATAGAAGCAGACGATGTGACTTAATTGGAGTAGCACATGCACCCGTCTTGAATAATAGTTTAAGTATATTTATAGTAATTAACTGCACTATTTGCTGaagtaaatgaaatatataataacCTACTTTGCAATATACAGAAACTGgacaaaaccccaaaaacaatTGATTCCAGAAGAATAGTTTACCGGCAACAGGTGACGACCTGTGAATAAGCAATCCCGCATACAATACGAGTAGCTTCTGAAAAATCATAGCCTTAACCTTAAAGCTAAAAATGTCACAGAGCGAATTTGATATTATCACGACGCTCAATTAGATACAAGTCAGTGAACATTTAAATACGAAACATATTTTGTTAAGTAAATACATAATATTGTGAAGAAATCTGCGCTTAAACAACAACATAACGAGCAAGTGGTGACACATTTCAGTGAATCCATAAAATTGTCATGGCAAAACGGCAGCCCATATCGCTGACGCAAAAACCAACCGTGACTTCTCTGACAGCACTTTTtagaaacaatacaacaaaCCTCAATTTTGAAGTGACTTGTATATCAGTAGTgcagaaaccaaaaaacaaaaatcactaATTG
It contains:
- the LOC135250064 gene encoding protocadherin gamma-A11-like isoform X21 → MICVSDLNMIYKRFSAHSQMCCLFLVLLSIPASFGDLSYSVPEEMKRASVIGNIANDLGVDIKHLSSRNVRVDTKGSRRRYCDINQNSGDLIISERIDREALCGQKASCVLNCEFVLANPLELHRISLHIQDINDNSPQFGNDIITLEIRESALKGARFLLDEAHDADIGQNAVQSYTLQRNDNFVLAVHTNPDGGKYGELVLEKELDREEQQEVTLLLTAADGGTPQKTGTVVIHITVLDANDNIPVFSQAIYKVSLPENSPLGTVVVTVSATDADEGANGEVAYDFGRASGEVDKLFSLDRKTGEIRLKGLIDFEEETNYEMRVQAKDGAGLASHTKVIIEITDVNDNAPEIFIESLRNPISEDAQPGTEVGIINVQDKDSQENRQILCSIQTNVPFKLLPSIKNYYSLVTTEVLDREVVSDYNITITAADEGSPSLSSTKSVQLSISDVNDNPPIFDEQSYSAYVTENNKPGSSVVSVKARDPDWRQNGTVFYSILSGDASGVPVSSFLSINGDTGVIHAARSFDYEQFRSFKVQVVARDNGSPPLSSNVTVNVFITDENDNSPQILYPAPLGNSFMTEMVPKAAHAGSLVSKVIAVDADSGQNAWLSYQILKSTDAGLFTIGLHSGEIRTQRDISESDTMKQNLVISVTDNGRPSLSTTSAVYLVISDNLAEVPELKDMSYEENNSKLTSYLIIALVSVSTFFLTFIVLIVSVMFCRRRKPRVLFDGAVAIPSAYFPPNYSEVEGTLRSSYNYDTYLTTGSRTSDFKFLSSYNDSTIPSGQTLKRPNETKAETDFTEVESTCTALQKPPNTDWRFSQNQRPGTSGQHKYNTTQIRWTPYGKARAAPPPEAAVGTGPWPNPPTEAEQLQALMAAANEVSEATATLGPGTMGLSTRYSPQFTLQHVPDYRQNVYIPGSTATLTANQQQQQQQQQQPPQPALPQPPPQAEAPKAAQTPASKKKSAKKDKK